Proteins encoded in a region of the Devosia sp. RR2S18 genome:
- a CDS encoding branched-chain amino acid ABC transporter permease, whose translation MFELLGIPPQALFGQLLLGLINGSFYALLSLGLAVIFGLLNIINFAHGAQYMMGAFVAWMLLTYLGVNYWWSLLLVPLMVGATGIVLERLMISRLYHLDHLYGLLLTFGLALIIQGLFRNYYGVSGLPYSIPAELSGGTNLGFMFLPTYRGWVVVASLVVCFGTWFAIERTRLGAYLRAATENPSLVGAFGINVPRMITLTYGFGVALAALAGVLAAPIYSVNPNMGADLIIVVFAVVVIGGMGSILGAILTGFGLGIVEGLVKVFYPEASAVAVFVIMALVLLVKPAGLFGRTA comes from the coding sequence ATGTTCGAGCTCCTCGGCATTCCGCCGCAGGCCCTTTTCGGTCAGCTTCTGCTGGGGCTGATCAACGGGTCGTTCTACGCCCTTCTCAGCCTTGGCCTCGCGGTGATCTTCGGGCTGCTCAACATCATCAATTTCGCCCATGGCGCTCAGTACATGATGGGCGCTTTCGTCGCCTGGATGCTGCTGACCTATCTGGGCGTCAATTATTGGTGGTCGCTCTTGCTGGTCCCCCTGATGGTCGGCGCCACCGGGATAGTGCTCGAGCGCTTGATGATCTCGCGTCTCTATCACCTTGATCACCTTTATGGTTTGCTCCTGACCTTCGGGCTGGCCCTCATCATCCAGGGTCTCTTCCGCAACTACTATGGTGTATCGGGCCTGCCCTACTCCATTCCTGCTGAACTCTCGGGCGGCACCAATCTGGGCTTCATGTTCCTGCCCACCTATCGCGGCTGGGTGGTGGTCGCCTCACTGGTCGTATGCTTCGGCACCTGGTTCGCTATCGAGCGGACGCGGCTGGGTGCCTACCTCCGTGCAGCCACCGAAAATCCATCGCTTGTGGGCGCCTTCGGCATCAATGTGCCCCGCATGATCACCCTTACCTATGGCTTCGGCGTCGCTTTGGCCGCACTCGCTGGCGTGCTGGCAGCGCCTATCTACTCGGTTAATCCAAACATGGGTGCCGACCTCATTATTGTGGTCTTCGCCGTGGTGGTGATTGGCGGCATGGGCTCCATTCTGGGTGCTATCCTCACCGGCTTTGGGCTGGGCATTGTGGAGGGCCTGGTAAAGGTCTTTTATCCCGAAGCTTCCGCAGTTGCCGTTTTCGTAATCATGGCCCTGGTCCTGCTGGTCAAACCTGCCGGCCTGTTCGGGAGGACTGCGTAA